From Glycine soja cultivar W05 chromosome 4, ASM419377v2, whole genome shotgun sequence, the proteins below share one genomic window:
- the LOC114408881 gene encoding ankyrin repeat-containing protein BDA1-like, with product MNDSLISAAQVGDIDLLYKLIQMQPYVLEQTDFMPFVDTPLHVAAAAGHASFATEIMRLKPSFAWKLNPCGLSPMHLALQNKHYRMVCRFVDINKDLVRVKGREGLTPLHIATQTGRTDLVAKFLSACPGSIEDVTVRSETALHIAVKYNQFRALEVLVGWLQRNCQRHAQDREKRVLNWQDEAGNTVLHLSVLKGVTQAVGLLIDSNINKNAKNFEDSTALDMVEINQTTAQSAEIRDELVRGGALRGFSLANAPLLEEELRAKITFNERIAIFVTRLRKRISIDTRNALLVVAILFVTSTYGAVISPPGGVYQGEGSRVTTSKKTSASLHPRDYATPEIVGKVVMKMQTFFWFWSFNTLSFYLSILMICLLMPRGRISVIVTFPLSIFTGCYVFSMMVISPSLRLNTATVVMPCIFIVFYCWGSWIYIRLAKKLKGYGHKQKDTFKFSGGNRW from the exons ATGAACGACTCATTAATTTCAGCTGCGCAAGTCGGTGACATAGACTTGCTCTACAAATTAATTCAGATGCAACCATATGTGTTGGAGCAAACAGATTTCATGCCATTTGTTGATACACCTTTGCATGTTGCAGCTGCTGCTGGCCATGCAAGTTTCGCCACTGAGATCATGAGACTCAAGCCTTCATTTGCATGGAAGCTGAATCCGTGTGGCCTTAGCCCCATGCACCTTGCTTTGCAGAACAAGCATTACAGAATGGTGTGTCGCTTTGTGGACATCAACAAAGACCTTGTTAGAGTCAAAGGGAGGGAGGGTCTCACTCCTTTGCATATTGCAACTCAAACCGGGAGAACTGATCTTGTGGCCAAGTTCTTGTCGGCTTGTCCTGGTTCCATTGAAGATGTGACTGTTCGAAGTGAGACTGCGTTGCATATTGCTGTGAAATATAATCAGTTTCGGGCTTTGGAGGTCTTGGTTGGATGGCTTCAGAGAAACTGCCAAAGACATGCTCAGGACCGGGAAAAAAGAGTTTTAAATTGGCAAGATGAAGCAGGCAACACCGTTCTTCACCTTTCAGTTCTCAAAGGCGTCACACAG GCAGTTGGGTTGTTGATAGACAGCAACATAAACAAAAATGCGAAGAATTTTGAGGACTCAACAGCGTTGGACATGGTGGAGATTAATCAAACTACGGCTCAAAGTGCAGAGATCAGAGATGAGTTAGTTAGAGGAGGAGCTTTACGTGGCTTCTCACTAGCTAATGCTCCACTCCTAGAAGAAGAGCTAAGAGCAAAAATCACATTCAATGAGAGAATAGCAATCTTCGTTACTCGGCTCAGAAAGAGAATATCAATCGACACACGCAATGCTTTGTTGGTGGTTGCTATTCTCTTCGTAACAAGCACATACGGGGCAGTAATTAGCCCCCCAGGTGGAGTTTACCAAGGTGAGGGTAGTAGGGTCACAACCTCAAAGAAGACTAGCGCATCATTGCATCCCCGTGACTACGCAACCCCAGAAATTGTAGGAAAAGTGGTGATGAAAATGCAAACCTTCTTCTGGTTCTGGTCCTTCAATACCTTGTCCTTTTATCTATCAATTTTGATGATATGTTTGCTAATGCCACGAGGGCGCATAAGCGTTATAGTGACTTTCCCACTTTCTATCTTTACTGGGTGCTACGTGTTCTCCATGATGGTGATATCACCCAGTCTCAGGTTAAACACTGCCACTGTGGTTATGCCATGCATATTTATAGTATTTTACTGTTGGGGAAGTTGGATATACATTAGGTTAGCCAAAAAACTTAAAGGATACGGTCATAAACAGAAAGACACGTTCAAGTTTTCAGGAGGAAACAGATGGTAA